CATATGCAGTGgtgcataaaacactttatgtcTGGCTGCTGTTTGTTGGCTGGTTTTGATTGAACAAATGttgcattttaaattttgtacactttgttttttaactacttttttctagAATCTGATTCTGACGTTAACTAGCATAGATTAGGGTTGTtaaaagtactgacttcggtaCTAAGTTGGtactgatatttaaaaaatttgatGATACCAGCATTTTCCTGTttgctgttgagcagattcttaaacacctctgattggtcattgtgttcacgcactcaatagatatgtctgtgattggctacaacgcttcaaaaacgttgtaaatagacatctttgacgctcttcgccgagcgcttacacagatacacatgggagcgtttgaaagatTATaggcaatcacagacatgtctgtTGAGCACGTGAATActatggccaatcagagatgtgtTTAAGAATTTGCTCAACAtctgctcaaaatgctagggggaaatgccagtatcgtcacatttttaaaatttcagcaCATTCAGCTTGCtaccaagtcggtacttttgCAACCCTAGCACAGATTTTACAATTCagttaatgtttgttttctgttccttgcgttttaatgtatttatgctcaaaataataattaatcttaATATGGCACAATTTAAATAATCTTGTAAATTATTTGTTCTCACTGGTTCTCACTCTCACTTCTTTACCACAGTTAACAATCATCTTCAAGAACTTTCAAGAATGTGTAGACCAGAAGATGTACCATGCTGAGACTGACGAGCTTCCAGCTGCATTTGCTGATGGTTCAAAGAATGGAGGTGACCGCCATGGGGCCAACACTTTACGAGTGGTAGAAAAGGTGCCTGGACAACATGTGGAGATCCAGGCACGCTATATCGGCACCACTATTGTAGTTCGGCAAGTTGGCCGTTATCTCACCTTTGCGGTGCGGATGCCAGAGGAGGTCGTGAATTCGGTGGAGGACCAGGACAACCAGGATCTTTACCTCTGCCTGCATGGTTGCCCTGCCAACCAGCGAATAGACTTCAGGACATTCAAAGCACGGGCGGCAGAGAGCCACGGCTTAGGCAGGGGACGGCCAGGCAGTCCTACCCAAGGCTTCACTTATCAGTCAGCCATGGCCAAGTGCAAAGAACGTCTACCGGTGGAGGATTTGTACTTCCAATCCTGTGTTTTTGATCTTCTATCTTCTGGGGACATTAACTTCACCCTGGCAGCCTACTATGCCTTTGAGGATGTTAAAATGCTCCACTCTAACAAAGACAAATACCACCTCTTTGAAAAGGATACAATATTCAACTCTGCCTCAGACAAATTGGGTTTTAGTTTCCTAGTCCTCATCAGCCTTGTTGTCGTACAGTTATGGACTGACTCGTGTTCCATTTGTCTGTAGTCCCCATTGGATATCCTTGTTAGATGGTTGTAAGAAGCTGTATGCATGTGAAAGGCTACTCTCACTGTGTTGTGTTCCATCTACCAGAGGCTGGGCTTCCCAGCTAGAGCCTGAGCTTCTGCCGAGGGCTTTCACACTTGTGTGTCTTGTATCACGCCATGGACTCATCTCACCTTATCATCACGTACGTTCATTCATCAGGCCAGAGCAGAAGCGTTCCTGGAGATCCACCCATCTCTGCAGTCATCCTGTGGCAGTGCTGAGAGGGCCTAAGACTCGGGTCAGATTAAACCAATCTTGCTCTCAGAGTGACGTGCCACTGACAGGAGTGAGAGACGGATGATCCTTTGCAGAAAGAAGAGTTTGGAGATGGTCTTCAGTTCACTTGATGCCAAGTGAGAGGTGAAGTATGTCTCCCGGAGCCAGGTTGAAGGACATGACAGGAGCTTTTATTAACGTCTCCAAACGATGGAGGGCCAGCAGGAGTTCTCTCTTTGAAGAAGCTCCAGCTCTGGAAAAATGTTAGCTTTCTAGTGAAAGCCCCCTGGCCAAGGCCGTGTCAGACTAGTAAGTCATGTTGTCTACAGAGAAGAGTAATAGGCCATAACATCAGGCCTTTTGTATAGTTTGTCTATGTGTGTGCAAGAGAAAGACGTGTTATTGTGTGGGTGattacatgaatgtgtgtgtgtgtgtgtgtgtgtgtgtgtgagagagagagtgtgtgtgtgtgtaaagtgtTTCATAATAGCTGTATATTGCACCCAGGGTCCTAATGTAGCTCTGGTGTGGTGGTTCATAGGTCAGTAAGAACTTTTACTACCTGCCAAGAGCTCTTtcctacatatatatatatatatatatatatatatatataaaaggggGTGTCAACCATAGTGTCAAGCAGACATTAAACTACACTCATACTGCTTAGGTGttatcattttgaaaaaaatatttattgaatttACACCGCTGTCAAATTGGGTGTTCGAATTCAGTCTGAACAAATTTTCAGGCGGATAGAGAATAACTTTCTCTACTTTATTCACAAAGTAAATGCCATTGTCgaaaaataaacaattcaaGCCATACAATGGTGTGGCCCAAGACAGAGTTGTCTTTGAAAATAGCACAACTGCTTCATATAAACAtgttaatggaaaaaaaaatcatgtcagTATGCAGTAGGTAACAGTTAACATATATATCCAGGAGAGAGCCAAGTTCCTCCATACAATATTTGCAGTTTGAGATGGGACCCACAAGGCCGATCCATCAATCATCCTTACTTCTTCTTAAAGAGCAACGCCTTGCTCTCCATTTCAAAAGGGTGTCGACGTGGCTGTGCTGTAGGCCTCGTTTAGCTCACGACTCTGTAGATCTGTGAATTTATGGCAGAGGCGTTTTGCCAAAGAACAAGCCATGGTGCCAACAATTTCCCAAACAGCTGAATTTTCTCTTTCTCATGGGGCCTTTGTGGTTCACTTAAGTATTTAGGCTCAAACCAGATGTCCTGATTGTGTATAATATTAGAAGGTGCTGCTAACTACAGTATGGTGGATGGACCAGTGCAGGAGCTATTATGAACATCTGCCATGCATTTCTTGTGACATTTGAAATGAGGGCATTCGCTCTTAAGCTATTAGCAGGCTCAGGATTACTGGCACTCAGTATTGTAAATAGCTGTAGTAGTATTGGTGAGCTAAAGTCAGACGATACATAGCACCACTATTTTGAAGACTGAAACTGCACCCTTGGCAGTGTAATTGTTCTATAGGCCGATGTTTAGAGACTGTTGGAAAGGTCTTTGTGGAATATGAAGCCCACATAAAATCATCATGTCATCTGTCACAGTTGTCTCTTATCAGTGTTTGTTTTCTCTTAGTAAAAAGTAAACTATGAAATTATGGTTTAGATATTAATTATACATAAGGAATCCTTTGAGAGACTTCACAGTAATTTATTCTTACACTGTAAAGTTTTACGAGCCTTACTACTGCTAAGAAAGCTTGTGTTGGTGCAGTTCATGGCTTTAAAGAGACATTTAAAAGCATACAAAATGATTGTAATGACTTTTGTGTTTAAGTGTGCTTGTGTTGTCAGTGCTTTTTGGATTTATATGTGTAATGTGACATGTATATAAGTTTGTGTGATTCggcaaataatattttgtgctgtttttttgGTACATCAGAGGGTGTAGTGAAATTTACCTTTACGGTTAAAGGGATATTGTGTACACAAACACCACAAAAACAAGATAAGGGACTAATTACGATCTAATTTGGAACAAGAGTACATCATGTTCATTAAAGTAACTAAATACTAGGTAGGAAACGTGTGACTTGCGGTGTTCATGTGTTGTTTATTACAAAAGCACTTTATGTTTTTATTCTCTTTAACCTAGCTCTTACATGGTTTTAACTTGATGGTGAAAAAGGTTATCAGACTTGTAACGCTAAAGAAAAGTGAatgataatgttttcaaatgtattaaCATTGAATGGGAGATACCAGACGGCTTAGTCTGTTTTTGTATGTAGGACTAAAGCGGTGCCACACACCAcctgtaaatactgtaaattatttattgaataaaaataaagtgtcatGTTGATTTGTTTTTGATGTGAAGGTTTTTGTATTCATGTTTCTGACTAAGGAAGTGACCACACTTCAGCTTTAGGTTTTCAATCCAAGTATGTTGGGCTAAGACTGCCACCTGATGGTATAATAGGTAAACTCAAATTGCTAAACCATGTTAGACTACAACTATGATTGTCAAGAGTACAATTCATGAACGTTACCGTGTTTGAGGTCTATAAAACTGCAGAATAAGCTTACACAAATGCTAAGCAGCAAGATTTAATAAAGATTTTTATAACAAGTTTCGTTTACTAATTCGACATATGAAAACACGTGATTGATGTAGAGATGAGGAACATTACCAGCGctttaactttatatttattccTTTTTTAACTGTAGGCGAAATGTACTTTGTTATTGATGTTAAAACGTGCtgaaaaactacaaaatatTGAATATGTGTCGTGTATCAAGTAGTGAAGTACGAGTCTCTTACCTCAGCAATCCCTGTCATTCCTCTCAGAGTATCCAAGCACGTAAAGCGCGCGAAGCAAACGGTTGAGACAATTAAGGTCAAACGtcggttttttttttacttttcaccATTTAAGAGGATTATCCTAGatcacattaaataataatacaataaaaataataataaataaaaatagataatGTAGGTTCCATAAAACTAGTTGTGAAAACTACAGCTGAGGCAATTAAGCTCAAACgtcgtctttttttttttttcaccatttaCAGGATTATCCTAGatcacattaaattaaaaaaataaatgaaaatagatAAAAATGTAGGTTCCATAAAACTAGTTCCGAAAACTACATCTGAGGCAATTAAGCTCAAacgtcattttgtttttttttactttatcatTTAGATTGTCCTAAatcacattaaattaaaataaaaacaatgttgAACAACTTAACTTGTTGAAACTGCATAAGTACTATAATTGACATTGTAGGTTCCATAAAAATATGagcaatattttaaatgaagaacaaaaacaaagattGTCCATGATGTAGGAAAGTTTAATACATATAGGTCTATAAACATATGTACAGTACAATTAATCTGAACAGTGGCATTTCACAAATATAAATTACTTTAAATTGGCTTGTTTCAAAGCTTAACATGTCCGTGGAGTGTAGCAGGAGCTTGGGTGGGAAAGAATTAACACATCTCAAGTATTTCATAGCAGACATGTCCACGTCTCACCAGCTCACTTGCTCTCCTAGTCCTGCTACCATGATGTTTTGGAATTGAGCACACCACATTGTTCCCCACTCACCAGAGCTGGCTTAACATGCACCAAGTTAAAAATCCATCCTGgcaaatgttttgaaattgtaCATAACAGCATAATACTGCACCGTACTGTTAGATGTCCTTATATCAATCCGGTGTTTGAACCTACATAAGAATAAGGCACAGATGGAGAAACACATCAAATAAACAATGAATGGTATTTACCAGCATGCCAGTCTGTCAATGTTTTGGCACAAAATCTGGGTCACCAAAAATAGCTTGTGACACCCGCCCACTCCCTAAACACGCATCTGTCCATTCATACAGTACTCACGTTTCCACTTAAAGGTCAACGGTATCAATGTTTCAGCACACTTGTACTGAGAAAACAACtcaacaaaacatgaaaatcaGATTCAGGTAATGTCTACCATCACTACATAGTCAAAAACAAGCAAGTACTGTCCTTTTAGTGCAATAAAAAGATGCAACAGTACAAGCACTGACCATAAAGTAGACTCGAGTGGTGCCAAGTGTTACAGTCGTAAGAAAATAAAGACAAAGATAGCTTACGTGTTATGATTATCTAGTGTTCTGACAAGGTCTGCATGGACCCTGAATACTGTTCAGCCTTATTTACTtctatctttttttaaataaggctAACTGTCCTCCAACAGGGCGTCTAAGCATTACAATATTAACAAATGGCGGGTCTGCAATAGCGAAGACACATTTAGCTGATTCaataattttgagaaaaacaatTCAAATAATTGTTGCAGTTGTTGCTCATCACAAATACTCCTATATGATCATAACAAATATCCAAAGACAAAACATGTAATTCCCCCCCAAAATGACGTACAATCACAGGGGTCTGGGTATTTTAGAGAGCAAAACCGAACCGAATAGCTCAACAGAACAATGAATTAACATCTGAAGGTGCAATTAAAATGATTCCTTTTTTCTCCTCCCACAAAGGCTACTTTCATGAAATAATCCTTTTTTGCACAAaccaaaataacacaaaaagacatgaacatcaaaGTAAAGTTTGCTTTGGGGATAGTCCCTTTCTGCTAATGACTCTCAACAAAGACCAAATACATGAGGCACTTTCTAACTTAGGCATACTTCAACACTTTATAAAGTTCAATCATAGTCCACAGGACTAACCATGCCTTGTTCTTTCTCCTCAGTCCAAAATGGCAGACTTAACCTTGTCACGAAACCTAGAAGAGAGCGGAGGACACAGTGGCGATAAAGAGGAGTTTGGTGGTGGCTGGTTACGTCTCCTCCATTTATTGCCCGGGTGGCCTTTCTGCCACGTCCTTTGGCAGTACAGACCGTCTCTGCATTACATATTCATTTCACGTCTTCCTGTTGTTCCAATTAAAGTCCGTCACAGGTTTCTGCTCTGCAGTTCTATCCAAAGCAGGCGAGATCGACTCAAGTGGGGATTTCTGAGACTGAGGGGAACGGGGGTCAATCAGGGGTGGGGGTTTGTCTGGGTGGAAGGGGCGGTAGTGATCAGGCCCCATGGGGCCATGGTTTCCAGGGGGTCCTCGGTGGTCAGGCATCCTTCTGAAGTCCTGTGGATGCCCTCCTCCCCCTTGGTGGTAGTTCGGGGAGCGGTACTCATCCGAACGCCTCCTCTTAGGGTCAGGATGTCTGAAATTAAAGAGATACATTTTAGTGCAACAGCTCTGCATgcaacaaaacagaacaaaaaagtTTTGTATACAATAACAAACTTTTTTCATGTCGCTGTTAacaaatttaaaggattagttcaattcagatttcaaatttcctgataatttactcacccccatgtcatccaagatgtatgttggtctttcttcagtcgaaaagaaatgactgtttttgatgaaaacattccagcatttttctctatatagtggacttcaacggctaccaacgggttgaaggtccaaattgtagtttcagtgcagcttcaagggctctacacgatcccagatgaggaataagggtcttatctagcaaaacaatcggtcattttctaaaaaaataaataaataaaaatgtatatacattttaaccacaaatgctcatcttgcactggctctgcgatgcaccacgcattacgtaattccgttggaaaggtcatgcgtgacatAGGCCAAAGTACCAAGGTAGagtgaaaaactccatctcattttctcctcaaaattcaaaatcgtctgacatcactgttttaccttttctttttttttcttttttttttggccgttTGGCTTACTCTtcgcacgttcgctttgtaaacacttgttCGATACTTCCGGGTACATCACGCATGACTTTTCCatcgtgattacgtaatgtatggcacattgcagagctagtgacccttattcatcgtctgagatcatgtagagccctttgaagctgcattgaaacagcaatttggatcttcaacccattggtagccattaaagtccactatatggagaaaaatcctggaatgttttcctcaaaaagcttaatttcatttcaactgaagaaagaaaaacatcttggatgacatggaggtgagtaaattcacccccatgtcacccccccccccccctcaaacaaaaaacaaaaccctCCCAATGACGAAAGACAGATACCTAAAAATCTATGTCTTGTGAGGTATCTTATGTTGTTGTGACTTGTTTAAATCATATATCAGATAACAGCAAGAACTATAACTTGCCAAGGCAAATAAACTAAAGTAGCAACTATTTTAGAGATTTAGAGGCATTTCTACCAACATAAACATTGTTTTGTGAACCTAGTCAAGGCACAGCAAATGTAATGTTATGCAAACTATGTTGATACATGTTTTATTACAGGTAGCCTATTGTCGGTTTCCCTTTTTGCTTGCAAACTCTTTTCAGTTTGAGGTTCACTTGCTGTGGTTTCAAGATACTCCCACTGCATATAGTAGTAGCCTGAGCATCTCTATTTTATTTATGGATATGACATAACCACGCACAGATGAACCATGTTGgggtaatcagattactttttccaaGTAAGGAGTAAAGTAACccattacttttacatttacaacaaaatatctgagttactttttcaaataagtaatgcaagttactttgttttgccatttattgactgacagctctcctgtccccaagTTGAGAGAAATCaagagtaagtgcagaggtgctgtgtgtgaacatgatggttattgtagttctagactaaatgtgaacatgcatttactcactTTATCCCacttgcacacaaaaaaaattcagaattgctcaaaatgaataaagatagtgaaatgcaaactcagaatattatgcaaacctgcaataattaaaatgttaaataatagaaatatatgtatttaatctcactttattaaccaatgtctttcctgctgacctttgatgatccaattcaaccataccaTTAAGCAAAAATGATGGCAATTAAGAATGGCAGGTTTGCTTgggctgcgccctctactgtacaggcgtgaatttgcatttccttcagtctgaggcttattcatttcacttgagTGTGAATGAgcctttacatttttcaaaaatagaactattattgttattaaacaTACAAGCCCAGCCCAGCCCAGGTAAGAAAAAGTATCGATAAAAACTAACacacttagttactttttagggaataacgcaatattgtaatgcattacttttaaaagttttaaaagtaatgcattttaaaacttTTCACAACACTGCagatgaatgattaaaaaataaagtttcatGGGAAGTTTACCCATTTAGGGTAaggcaaaaacataaaaatcttaCCTGTCATAATAGTCTCGATGGCCCCGATGATCTCTATCATTACCATACTGGTCATAGGGTCGTTTGCGAGGGGAACCGCTGTTACGGTAACCTCCTGAGCGGTAGTCATGAGGACGACGGTCGCCATAGTGATGGTCCTTGTACCTATGAGGCTCATATGGGTGATGCCGATCCCCTTGCCAGGGCTGATTGCTGTTACCTGGGTAGCTGTATTTACGGTCCCTTTGCCATTCTCCCCTATCTGTTAAAAGATGCACAAGGTTTCAAATGAGATCATAAAAACGACAAACTGGAATCATAAATGACGTAATTTATGGTTGTTCAAAATCTTAAAACAAAACCACAAGTATAGTAGCTAAACAAACAGTAATCTGCTTATGTTGTAACAAATATTGTTTCTGGGTCAAAGCATCCGTTTCAAAAGCCGTTTACGAGCACTATTCACTTACAGCGCAAATTTAagcttttaaaaacatacagtgcATTAGTCTCTGGTCTCACAGTATCCCGGACACCAATATTTTAACGAATCATAAAAGATGAATCCCTGTTTGGCCAACTGAGATTTTGGTAAAGAGATAAAGGATCATAATTTTTCAGTAGTATTACAGCACAACCTGCTACGtttattgttttcttttcaGATCTGATagagaaaaaaactgtaatattagaCGTCAAACATGGTGTTGCATCCCTCACCATCATTAGGAAAGTGCCTTTTATTGGGCTGGTTGTATTGCTCTCTGTGGTGGGCGTGAGGGGGAGGTCCAGGCGGATGGTTGACCGGAGGATGGGGTTTGGTTGTGGGCTGGGCACCTGTAGAATCTCGACTAGATCCAGACGGTTCAGGTCTGAAGGGTTTTTTCCTGGCAGGATCATCCTTCTTCCTATGCTCTTTCTGTATGAAATGAGGAGCAGGTGAGTAAGTGGTACATGAGGAGAACCATGTCATTGAGAACTGTGGATTTAAGATAAGCTTACCTCTTCCTCCTGCGAGCGCTTCTTTTGAGCCATCTTATACAGCTTGTGCAGTTTCCGGGCGCCAAACTCAGTAAATTTGGACACAAAAATCCAGAGGTTTCTggaaaaattaaacaaacatggggttaaatataatatttcaatataattGGAACTCCTAGAATTGGATGTGTCATATGCATTTGATATACCTGCGCCAGGTCTTGACGTGCTCAGGGTCATTGTACGATTTAAGGCACTCCGTAATGCGGTCTCCAATCTTCAGCAGGCAGGTGCGAGTGTGCTGCAGCTGCTCCTGCACTGACAGCCCCTCATCTGGCTTATCCAGCTGCTTCAGAGCCTTCTTCACTGGCCTCATCCGCTCTTTACACTGCACTCACACACATTACACCACAAATCAATTTTCCACTCAGGACATCGTAAGTTCTTCATACATTCCCGTTAGAGATAACACCTGGTAAAGGAATGAATGACACGAAAAAAGGAGAATTTTAACACTCACAATGCTGAATGTTTCCTGGTCCAGCTCATCATCTTCCTCTCCAATTGGTACAGGCTCACTTCCTGCAGTAATGTGCACGGGGCCCTGAGCTTTCTTTCCTTTTCCTCCTGGTTTGGCCTAAAAAAAGTGAGAAGTTGAGCTGATGAGACATTTTCACTCAAGATATAACTTTAGTATATGTGACCTGTGCTGGTAAAGTGAGTCAGAATGCGCATGGGCTAATTTCGAGCTACAggaaaaacaagtgaaaaatgtcaattttactCGAAATTGAGGTTGtcacaaaaatgagttcattaagcCCTTGTCTAGCGATCCCAATGCTCccaatagcaattaaacatctaaaagtatctttatttgtacagAAACGCATGCACAGAAACGCCTCAGGCAGCGTGTAATCCCGATATACACATATCcacagaattacagtatttcaaaatGTCCGTCTTGGCTAGCATTCACGAaaaacattatctgttatgtcttaagtgaatgtttgGTTAACTGTTGGTGGAAAACATCTGACGTGTAACATTATATTCGATCCGTGCGGTACAGTAGGTCTTAATATATAGGcggtttcattaatgttaaacaattgagaaatcatggaaaaaaagttgaacatatattttttttcctatagatatgggttttgacttggtttgtgccaaatttggtggtaTTACCAGGGATTTTAGGGTATGGTTGCTAGATAATTTTGTTTAGGAACCTTCAGAACAAATCTTATATCATTCCAACAAatcttatatcatttttaatagagaataaaaataacttatttttgAAATTTGCTCATTgcaactcattttgccagcatgggTCACATATTACGTACAGATTTAATCAGATCCAacctgggggaaaaaaaaaaaaaaacagtaatcgaattctcaaaaaaagaaagaagatatatatatatatatatatatatatatatatatatatatatatatataaaaaatacagaaaatttcattttaataccagtataatttaaattaagaaTTAAGTTTAAGTCAACTTGTTGTCCAAGAAACTAACAACCATTGAGCACAGGACAACAGTGAAACATCATACTTAAGTCCAGGTTTCTAAAGGAAACGTTCTCAGGGTGAAACGTAACACCACAGATCTGATGCCAACATATAAAATACCTTCTCTTTTTTGGACTTGGAGCGCCTTTTGTCTTTGTCCCCctccttttcttttttagtAGTTCctgttttttctttgttctcTTTGTTATCctttttctgtttcttcttTGTGGGTGATTTTTCAGCTCCATCGTCCTGGAAAATGAGAGGATTGTAAAAATGCCACCTAACTAGTTAGTGCTGTGGATTCTGTGTCTGTATATCCCTACATTAACAagtaaattttgttatatagGCGATAAGATACATTAAAAGTCACATACCTTCACCTCTCCCTCTTCTGATGGGTTGTCGGAGAGACGAGGAGAGGCAATTTCATTGACCAGATCATTGTTAGGGGCCTTGTTCTTGATTCGAGGTTTCCTCTTTTTGGTTTTGGGCTAGGAGGTGGGAAGATGCAAAGAatgaaaaatgtcataaaacatACTGAATGAAACTGAAATGTAGTACATGATAAGAAGACACTTCCAACCCTAAGCATTTCCATTATTTTACAATTATCATATTGACCTCAAAAACACTAGGCACCCCAAGACTAAAAACTTGCGCATCCAACAAATGTGGTGTGCATCTTCAAATATAGCAGTGTAAAAAGGCCTACGATCTCTACCTCATCTCCCGCTTTAATAGCATCTTGGCTTTCCTGCTCTTTCTTCAGCATCTTAAGCAAGTAGTCTGCTCGCATCTGTAACTGCTTTCCCTGAGGTTTCTTATCAGGGTCATCTAGGAGAATCTACAAACAAagacaataatgcatttgaggTCAGGTTAGGCCAACTTGCACATCAATGATGTCACTCTTTTAACTGTTAGAAGCAGAACTCTATGTACCTTCTCAGAAAGTTTGAGATCAGGATCGGTCTTGATCAGGTCCCAGTTGCCGTAGCCGTGCTCATAGATACCCAAT
The Megalobrama amblycephala isolate DHTTF-2021 linkage group LG19, ASM1881202v1, whole genome shotgun sequence DNA segment above includes these coding regions:
- the rgma gene encoding repulsive guidance molecule A codes for the protein MHSKRERRGALSRAGWMVMGKGAGPSALQVCQFLVLFLCLFPSATLQCKILKCNSEFWASTSSSGPEEEFCTALRAYNNCVRRTARTCRGDLAYHSAQHGIEDLMIQHNCSKEGPTTQPRARTPPPPVQQPPQTDIHVPSDGPEVCHYERSLPRNAAPPNYTHCGFFGDPHLRTFNDDFQTCKVEGAWPLIHNKYLSVQVTNTPVVPGSSATATSKLTIIFKNFQECVDQKMYHAETDELPAAFADGSKNGGDRHGANTLRVVEKVPGQHVEIQARYIGTTIVVRQVGRYLTFAVRMPEEVVNSVEDQDNQDLYLCLHGCPANQRIDFRTFKARAAESHGLGRGRPGSPTQGFTYQSAMAKCKERLPVEDLYFQSCVFDLLSSGDINFTLAAYYAFEDVKMLHSNKDKYHLFEKDTIFNSASDKLGFSFLVLISLVVVQLWTDSCSICL